One Gloeothece verrucosa PCC 7822 DNA window includes the following coding sequences:
- a CDS encoding MFS transporter: MVVQTQKYNSSALKFIFILGFVSLCADATYEGARSITGAYLGFLGASGTVVGLVAGLGELIGYGLRLVIGYMSDRTQKYWLITTLGYFINTGVVPLLAFAGRWETAAALMIAERVGKAIRTPPRDVLLSHAAINVGKGFGFGLHEAMDQTGAVIGPLAVAGMIAWGKGYQGGFAILVIPAVLGLIVVLVAQLLYPNPREFEEETVKQEGEGLPRVFWIYLGAVALIAAGFADFPLLALHFQQQIHLTPSTIALLYAFAMGVDAVAALIFGRLFDWVGVNVLMLAAFISSGFAPVIFLGNPNWAIWGMVLWAIGMGAQESVLKAVVAGLVPIERRGSAYGIFNTGYGLAWFAGSAIMGILYDVNSLWLVAFSVVFQLASIPVLLVVSLQAAKSQS; the protein is encoded by the coding sequence ATGGTGGTACAAACTCAAAAATATAATTCTTCTGCACTAAAATTTATTTTTATTTTAGGTTTTGTCAGTTTATGCGCTGATGCAACTTATGAGGGAGCTAGGAGTATTACCGGTGCATATTTAGGATTTTTAGGCGCATCGGGAACGGTAGTAGGGTTAGTGGCTGGTTTAGGAGAATTAATCGGCTATGGATTGCGCTTAGTAATCGGATATATGAGCGATCGCACGCAAAAATATTGGCTGATTACAACCCTAGGATACTTTATTAATACCGGCGTGGTACCTCTGTTAGCCTTTGCCGGACGTTGGGAAACCGCAGCCGCACTCATGATCGCAGAAAGAGTCGGTAAAGCCATTCGTACACCCCCTAGAGATGTATTACTCTCTCATGCGGCGATTAATGTGGGTAAAGGGTTTGGCTTTGGGTTACATGAAGCAATGGATCAAACCGGTGCAGTAATTGGTCCTTTAGCGGTTGCGGGGATGATAGCTTGGGGAAAGGGTTATCAAGGAGGATTTGCGATTTTAGTTATCCCGGCTGTATTGGGATTGATCGTCGTTTTAGTGGCGCAATTGTTGTATCCCAACCCCCGAGAATTTGAAGAAGAAACGGTAAAACAAGAAGGAGAAGGTTTACCCCGGGTTTTCTGGATTTATTTAGGGGCAGTAGCTTTAATTGCGGCAGGATTTGCGGATTTTCCCTTACTGGCTTTGCACTTTCAGCAACAAATTCACTTGACTCCTAGTACCATTGCCCTATTGTATGCCTTTGCTATGGGAGTAGATGCGGTGGCGGCGTTAATTTTTGGAAGGTTATTTGACTGGGTAGGGGTGAATGTTTTAATGCTGGCGGCGTTTATTTCTTCTGGGTTTGCACCGGTGATCTTTTTAGGCAATCCTAATTGGGCTATCTGGGGCATGGTATTATGGGCGATCGGGATGGGGGCACAAGAATCTGTCTTAAAAGCGGTTGTCGCTGGATTAGTGCCTATAGAAAGACGCGGCTCTGCTTATGGTATTTTTAATACAGGTTATGGTTTAGCTTGGTTTGCCGGTAGTGCGATCATGGGCATTCTTTATGATGTTAATTCTCTTTGGTTAGTGGCTTTTTCTGTGGTCTTTCAACTCGCTTCAATTCCAGTGCTTTTGGTGGTTAGTCTGCAAGCGGCTAAAAGTCAGTCTTAA
- a CDS encoding cyclic nucleotide-binding domain-containing protein, with translation MQNFLETANVLLNYSLFKLGKQNFSLVYILQIIISFIFLIIIISIIKKFCKKWLLAKLGFDVGNREAFSTLIAYSTGVIGAIIILQAINLDFASLAVVAGGLGIGIGFGLQSITRDFISGLIVLLGRSIKVNDFIQFGARQEFKDLQGTVTKITLLSTVVETKDGGSLILPNSYLVISPILNWSYGAKKNRIIISLKVNKNADLILFSETVLNAAYRESTVLQEPHPQLVFKAFESNYCLFELQVWIQNIRDEDYTKNALNHGIEYYLRQEGIEIYYSQDLSIKEPSFAFPIFIDSQPKSPSSLVLSHNLSDYYSNNKPVSVRHLLKKVKYFETLTDLELRQLIEAGYRKKLDQGHILFNEGDPGNAFYIILSGAVEVFVPKINKHLATLQTGCFFGELSLILGIPRTASVKAIEPSILFVINQKAFQKILQENTDLAEVIINELGKHKEELTQRQQQLRKMGLIGVDEDDNNIISWARKRLTRLFVLS, from the coding sequence ATGCAAAATTTTTTAGAAACAGCCAATGTTTTATTGAACTATTCTTTGTTTAAGTTAGGCAAACAAAATTTTTCTTTAGTCTATATTTTACAGATAATTATATCTTTTATATTTCTTATTATTATTATTAGTATAATAAAAAAATTCTGCAAAAAATGGCTCTTAGCTAAACTCGGATTTGATGTAGGAAATCGAGAAGCTTTTTCGACTTTAATTGCCTACTCAACTGGTGTAATAGGAGCCATTATAATTTTACAAGCGATCAACTTAGATTTTGCTTCATTAGCCGTAGTAGCCGGAGGATTAGGAATCGGTATTGGTTTTGGACTTCAAAGTATTACGCGAGATTTTATCAGTGGTTTAATTGTCCTTTTAGGACGCTCTATTAAAGTTAATGATTTTATTCAATTTGGAGCTAGACAAGAATTTAAAGATTTACAGGGAACAGTAACGAAAATTACGTTATTATCAACAGTAGTTGAAACTAAAGATGGAGGAAGTTTAATCTTACCTAATAGCTATTTGGTGATATCTCCGATTCTGAATTGGAGTTATGGAGCAAAAAAAAATCGGATAATAATCTCTTTAAAGGTCAATAAAAATGCCGATCTAATTCTTTTTTCTGAAACGGTTTTAAATGCGGCTTATCGGGAATCTACTGTTTTACAAGAACCTCATCCTCAACTTGTTTTTAAAGCATTTGAAAGTAATTATTGCCTATTTGAGCTTCAAGTTTGGATACAAAATATTAGAGATGAAGATTACACCAAAAATGCCCTTAATCATGGGATAGAATATTATTTAAGGCAAGAAGGAATAGAAATATATTATAGCCAGGATTTATCTATCAAAGAACCCTCTTTTGCTTTTCCTATTTTCATTGATTCTCAACCGAAGTCTCCATCTTCTTTAGTTTTAAGCCATAATTTATCTGACTATTATTCTAATAATAAACCTGTATCTGTCCGTCATCTGTTAAAAAAAGTAAAATATTTTGAAACATTAACAGATCTAGAATTACGCCAGTTAATAGAAGCAGGTTACCGCAAAAAACTAGACCAAGGTCACATTCTTTTTAATGAAGGAGACCCAGGAAATGCTTTTTATATTATTTTATCAGGAGCGGTAGAAGTCTTTGTTCCTAAAATCAATAAACATTTAGCCACCTTACAAACCGGTTGTTTTTTTGGAGAGCTTTCTTTAATTTTGGGGATTCCTAGAACGGCTTCTGTTAAAGCCATAGAACCTAGCATTTTATTTGTGATTAATCAAAAAGCTTTCCAAAAAATTTTACAAGAAAATACCGACTTAGCAGAAGTGATTATCAATGAATTAGGAAAACATAAAGAAGAATTAACTCAACGACAACAGCAGTTAAGAAAAATGGGATTAATTGGAGTTGATGAAGACGATAATAATATAATCTCTTGGGCACGTAAGCGGCTAACAAGACTATTTGTTCTAAGCTAA
- a CDS encoding DNA polymerase III subunit delta', with product MSDFKKLVGQLAAIELLQCAIVYNRIAPAYLFVGAAGVGRGLAAKCFTCCLLSLGLPIRQHLLIAHKVDQGNHPDLLWIQPTYQHQGKFLTAAEAQEAGLKRKSPPQIRIEQIREITRFLARPPLEAPRTVVVIEEAHTMTEAAANALLKTLEEPGRSTLILIAPSSDLLLPTLVSRCQRIPFSRLSDGEMTTVLKNNGYEIILNYPELLGIAQGSPGEAIAAYEQLQSFPEALKNRLNHLPKTPIDALELAKILAQELDTQTQLWLVDYLQYSYWQKWKNQQLLKVLEKTRQGLLAYVQPRLVWECTWLEISNHFDAIKA from the coding sequence ATGAGTGATTTTAAGAAACTGGTTGGTCAGTTGGCAGCAATTGAGTTACTCCAGTGTGCGATCGTCTATAATCGCATAGCACCAGCTTATTTGTTTGTTGGTGCTGCCGGGGTAGGACGAGGATTAGCCGCTAAATGTTTCACTTGTTGCTTACTGAGTCTAGGACTTCCCATAAGGCAACATCTTCTCATAGCACACAAAGTTGATCAAGGTAATCATCCGGATTTATTGTGGATACAACCGACTTATCAGCATCAAGGGAAATTCCTCACGGCGGCTGAAGCGCAAGAAGCCGGTTTAAAACGTAAGTCTCCTCCCCAGATTCGCATCGAGCAAATTCGAGAAATTACCCGTTTTTTGGCTCGTCCTCCTCTAGAAGCCCCCCGTACAGTGGTAGTTATTGAAGAGGCACATACCATGACTGAAGCGGCGGCTAATGCTTTATTGAAAACCTTAGAAGAACCGGGAAGAAGCACGTTAATTTTAATTGCTCCTAGCAGCGATTTGTTGTTACCCACTTTGGTTTCTCGCTGTCAACGTATTCCTTTTTCTCGACTGTCTGACGGGGAAATGACGACGGTTTTAAAGAATAATGGCTATGAGATAATTTTAAATTATCCTGAATTATTAGGCATTGCTCAAGGAAGTCCAGGAGAAGCTATAGCGGCTTATGAGCAATTACAAAGTTTTCCTGAAGCTTTAAAAAATCGATTAAATCATTTACCGAAAACTCCCATTGATGCGTTAGAGTTGGCTAAAATTTTGGCTCAAGAATTGGATACTCAGACTCAGTTATGGCTAGTAGATTATCTGCAATATTCTTATTGGCAAAAGTGGAAAAATCAGCAGTTATTAAAAGTTTTAGAAAAAACTCGTCAAGGGTTATTAGCTTATGTACAACCTCGTTTAGTTTGGGAGTGTACTTGGTTAGAAATATCGAATCACTTTGATGCGATTAAGGCATAG
- a CDS encoding FHA domain-containing protein encodes MTYQSTSQQKQHFLIVEDDKGRWEISLTEPSYSLGRSPDCDIRLRSQFVSRHHATLVRFVKDDGQSYYRILDGDGKGRPSANGLRINGRKVQGCDLKHGDEVVFSPQVVAVYQYRQRDEFTTQPGNDPFDITLIDPAMMINDDDITEFQ; translated from the coding sequence ATGACTTACCAATCTACAAGCCAACAAAAACAGCATTTTTTGATTGTCGAAGACGACAAAGGACGATGGGAAATCTCTTTGACCGAACCTTCTTATAGTCTCGGGAGATCTCCCGATTGTGATATTCGTCTTCGTTCTCAGTTTGTTTCCCGTCATCACGCCACTTTAGTGCGCTTTGTCAAAGACGACGGGCAAAGTTATTACCGCATTCTCGATGGAGATGGTAAAGGTAGACCCAGTGCTAATGGTTTACGCATCAATGGACGTAAAGTCCAAGGTTGTGACCTTAAACACGGCGATGAAGTAGTTTTTAGCCCTCAAGTGGTGGCTGTTTATCAATACCGTCAACGAGACGAATTTACTACCCAACCCGGCAATGATCCCTTTGATATTACCCTGATTGATCCAGCCATGATGATTAATGATGACGATATCACAGAATTTCAGTAA
- a CDS encoding heavy metal translocating P-type ATPase: MVQISPQSELNTTQPSLATAILDVRGMKCAGCVKAVERQLSHHQGVISACVNLITEVAVVKYAPDEIQPQVLAEKLSAIGFPSEPRSESNHSAKRYVSAAQRHQQQRQQQIRGLVVAAILLIFSTIGHISHIGGPSIPLFSNIWFHWALATGALLIPGRSILVDGWRGLRHGMPNMNTLVALGTISTYLTSFFALIFPQLGWECFFDEPVMLLGFILLGRTLEAKARGRASAAIEALFALSPPLARLIGDPHSTEAGIEIPVEQVRVGEWIRVLAGEKIPVDGEVVVGQTSVDESMITGESMPVAKQATEAVIGGTLNLSGAITLKATRVGEDTTLAKIIASVEEAQTRKAPVQQLADTVAGYFAYGVMIIASVTFFFWDFIGTKWFPDVLMGMSSGMEHQMSMSDMTMTTTPLLLSLKLAISVLVIACPCALGLATPTAILVGTGIGAERGLLIKGGDILEKVHQLDTVIFDKTGTLTIGHPEVTDCITLGEITSDKLLQLAATVESGTTHPLGTAIVEAAQIKELPFLEAAQFATEAGLGISAVVAGKLVLVGNQQWLESHQIEPSATLEAKVQSLLKEGKTVVYVAVAGKLAGIMGLQDVLRADAQQTVEQLKKMGLRVMLVTGDHQEVAEIIAGKIGITEVFSGVTPQEKAKIVESLRLESGDQKPAIVAMVGDGINDAPALASADIGIALHGGTEVALETAAIVLMRERLLDVVESIQLSRATFQKIRQNLFWALGYNTFAIPIAAGLLLPPFGFVLSPAASAALMASSSVMVVTNSLLLHRQFSQS, translated from the coding sequence ATGGTACAAATCTCCCCCCAATCGGAATTAAACACCACTCAACCCTCATTAGCTACAGCTATTTTAGACGTAAGAGGCATGAAATGTGCAGGCTGTGTCAAAGCCGTTGAACGCCAACTGAGTCATCATCAAGGCGTGATTTCGGCCTGTGTGAATCTAATCACAGAAGTGGCAGTGGTGAAATATGCACCTGATGAGATTCAACCGCAAGTCCTGGCCGAAAAACTGAGTGCCATCGGTTTTCCCAGCGAACCTCGTAGCGAATCTAACCACAGTGCCAAACGTTATGTAAGCGCCGCACAACGCCACCAACAACAAAGACAGCAACAAATTCGGGGGCTAGTAGTAGCCGCTATCTTATTAATTTTCTCCACCATTGGACATATTAGCCATATTGGGGGACCCAGCATTCCCTTGTTCAGCAATATCTGGTTTCATTGGGCACTCGCTACAGGGGCGCTGTTAATACCAGGCCGTTCTATTCTCGTGGATGGTTGGCGAGGATTAAGGCACGGAATGCCCAATATGAATACTTTAGTCGCTTTAGGAACCATTAGTACCTATCTCACCAGTTTTTTTGCTTTGATCTTTCCTCAATTAGGATGGGAATGCTTCTTTGATGAACCGGTGATGTTATTAGGGTTTATTCTTTTAGGACGTACCCTAGAAGCGAAGGCCAGAGGTCGCGCTTCGGCTGCCATAGAAGCCTTATTTGCCCTTTCCCCTCCCCTTGCGCGTTTAATTGGCGATCCTCATAGTACCGAAGCCGGCATCGAAATTCCGGTAGAACAGGTGCGTGTAGGAGAATGGATCAGAGTTTTAGCCGGAGAAAAAATTCCGGTTGATGGTGAAGTGGTGGTAGGACAAACAAGCGTCGATGAATCGATGATCACCGGTGAATCTATGCCGGTGGCCAAACAAGCCACAGAAGCGGTGATAGGCGGCACATTAAATCTCTCTGGTGCCATTACCCTAAAAGCAACTCGAGTGGGAGAAGATACCACCTTAGCTAAAATTATCGCTTCAGTGGAAGAGGCGCAAACCCGTAAAGCCCCCGTACAACAGTTAGCTGATACGGTAGCCGGTTATTTTGCCTATGGGGTGATGATTATTGCTTCAGTGACTTTCTTTTTTTGGGATTTCATCGGCACAAAGTGGTTCCCTGATGTTTTGATGGGGATGTCTTCGGGAATGGAACATCAAATGTCTATGTCGGATATGACGATGACCACCACGCCCCTATTATTGAGTTTAAAACTGGCCATTTCCGTCTTGGTGATTGCTTGTCCCTGCGCCCTCGGTTTAGCCACGCCTACGGCAATTTTAGTGGGGACTGGTATCGGGGCAGAACGAGGATTATTAATTAAAGGAGGTGATATTTTAGAAAAAGTTCATCAATTAGATACAGTAATTTTTGATAAAACCGGTACCTTGACCATTGGTCATCCAGAAGTGACAGATTGTATTACTCTTGGGGAGATCACTTCAGATAAATTGCTACAATTAGCCGCTACAGTAGAAAGTGGCACCACTCATCCATTAGGAACCGCCATTGTAGAAGCGGCTCAAATAAAAGAATTACCCTTTTTAGAGGCCGCACAATTTGCCACTGAAGCCGGCTTAGGAATATCGGCTGTAGTAGCGGGAAAATTAGTATTAGTGGGCAATCAGCAATGGTTAGAGTCCCATCAAATCGAACCCTCAGCGACACTTGAGGCTAAAGTTCAAAGTTTACTCAAAGAAGGAAAAACGGTAGTTTATGTAGCCGTTGCCGGCAAATTAGCGGGAATTATGGGCTTACAAGATGTTTTAAGAGCCGATGCCCAACAAACCGTAGAACAGCTTAAAAAAATGGGCTTAAGGGTGATGCTTGTCACCGGAGATCATCAGGAAGTGGCTGAGATCATTGCAGGGAAAATTGGCATTACTGAAGTATTTTCCGGAGTAACTCCCCAAGAAAAAGCAAAAATCGTTGAATCCCTGCGGCTAGAATCGGGTGATCAAAAACCCGCCATCGTAGCTATGGTAGGAGATGGAATTAATGATGCTCCCGCCTTAGCCAGCGCGGATATTGGTATTGCTTTACATGGGGGTACAGAAGTCGCCCTCGAAACAGCCGCTATTGTATTAATGCGTGAACGTTTACTAGATGTGGTCGAATCGATCCAATTAAGTCGAGCGACTTTCCAAAAAATTCGTCAAAATCTGTTCTGGGCTTTGGGATATAATACATTTGCTATTCCCATTGCTGCGGGTTTATTATTGCCCCCTTTCGGGTTTGTCCTCAGTCCGGCGGCTTCGGCGGCTCTAATGGCCTCGAGTTCCGTTATGGTGGTGACTAATTCTTTGTTGCTACATCGTCAGTTTTCCCAGTCTTAA
- a CDS encoding B12-binding domain-containing radical SAM protein, translating to MTINQMPNPTGKTRYIPQTKRRILCIFPKYSRSFGTFHHAYPLMGNVRGFMPPQGILVVAAYLPSQWEVRFIDENITLAKKKDYQWADVVIVSGMHIQRPQINRINQLAHAEGKITVIGGPSVSGCPEYYPDFDLLHIGELGDATDEMIKYIDRHHQRPAAQIRFETRERLPLHEFPIPAYHLLKLNQYFIASVQFSSGCPYQCEFCDIPALYGRNPRLKTPQQVLAELDAIIAAGNPGAVYFVDDNFAGNRRALAELLPHLIDWQKRNGYPVQFACEATLNLAQSPKILEMMREAYFGTVFCGIETPEPQALQAISKQHNLSMPILEAIKTLNSYGLEVVSGIIIGFDTDTPETAERILEFIRRSQIPMLTINLLYALPKTPLWERLEREGRLNFAENRESNIEFLMPYEQVVAMWHHCITKAYEPEYLYERFAYNIKHTYANRIRVPNSPARTSAANIRKGLTILLNLLIRVGIFSHYRQTFWKLAKSAFKSGDIESLLGVGLVSHHLIYFAAECTQGQESASFYSQKVRTVELTNA from the coding sequence ATGACAATTAATCAAATGCCAAATCCCACCGGGAAAACCCGCTACATTCCCCAAACTAAACGACGAATTTTATGTATTTTTCCCAAATATAGCCGCTCGTTTGGCACATTTCATCATGCTTACCCCTTAATGGGTAATGTAAGAGGGTTTATGCCGCCTCAAGGAATTTTAGTGGTGGCTGCCTATTTACCCAGTCAATGGGAAGTGCGTTTCATTGACGAAAATATTACCCTAGCCAAGAAAAAAGATTATCAATGGGCCGATGTGGTGATCGTCAGTGGGATGCACATTCAACGCCCCCAAATTAACAGAATTAATCAACTCGCCCATGCAGAAGGCAAAATTACCGTGATTGGTGGGCCTTCGGTTTCCGGATGTCCAGAATATTATCCAGATTTTGACCTGCTTCATATTGGCGAGTTAGGGGATGCCACCGATGAGATGATTAAATATATTGATCGTCATCATCAACGTCCAGCCGCACAAATTCGCTTTGAAACCCGAGAACGTTTACCTCTGCACGAGTTTCCCATTCCAGCCTATCACTTGCTCAAGCTGAATCAATACTTTATTGCTAGTGTCCAATTTTCCAGTGGCTGTCCTTATCAATGCGAATTTTGTGATATTCCCGCCTTATATGGGCGCAACCCTCGCCTAAAAACCCCTCAACAAGTCTTAGCCGAACTTGATGCCATCATCGCCGCCGGCAATCCGGGGGCCGTATACTTTGTAGATGATAACTTTGCCGGTAATCGTCGCGCACTAGCCGAATTATTGCCGCATCTCATTGACTGGCAAAAGCGCAATGGTTATCCCGTTCAATTTGCTTGTGAAGCCACCCTTAACCTGGCCCAGAGTCCAAAAATCCTGGAAATGATGCGCGAGGCCTATTTTGGCACCGTTTTCTGCGGCATCGAAACCCCTGAACCCCAAGCGTTACAGGCTATTTCTAAACAACATAACCTGAGTATGCCAATTTTAGAAGCGATTAAGACGCTAAATAGCTACGGGTTGGAAGTGGTTTCTGGAATTATCATTGGTTTTGATACCGATACCCCAGAAACGGCCGAACGAATTTTAGAATTTATTCGCCGCTCTCAAATTCCCATGTTAACCATTAACCTCTTATACGCCCTACCGAAAACGCCTTTATGGGAACGTTTAGAACGAGAAGGAAGATTAAATTTTGCTGAAAATCGAGAATCTAATATCGAGTTTTTAATGCCTTATGAACAAGTCGTCGCCATGTGGCATCATTGTATTACTAAGGCCTACGAGCCAGAGTATTTGTACGAGCGATTTGCTTATAATATAAAGCATACTTATGCTAATCGTATTCGGGTCCCCAATAGTCCGGCTCGGACCTCTGCGGCTAATATCCGTAAAGGATTAACCATCTTATTGAATTTGTTAATTCGGGTGGGAATATTTAGTCATTATCGGCAAACCTTTTGGAAATTGGCCAAAAGTGCTTTCAAATCGGGAGATATAGAATCCCTCCTCGGTGTGGGTTTAGTGAGTCACCACTTAATCTATTTTGCGGCTGAGTGTACTCAAGGACAAGAATCAGCCTCTTTTTACTCTCAAAAGGTGCGAACTGTTGAGTTAACTAACGCTTAA
- a CDS encoding phosphomannose isomerase type II C-terminal cupin domain: MSDENQEPITEMAASARDLEMTRTPPWGTVTVLEEGPRYRINRILVKPGHHISCQMHYHRSEHWIVVSGTARVICDGKETLLKQKESTYVPMNTRHRVENPGVIPLVMIEVQNGEYLGDDDIIRFPEDS, encoded by the coding sequence ATGAGCGACGAAAATCAAGAACCCATCACAGAAATGGCAGCATCAGCGCGGGACTTAGAAATGACTAGAACTCCGCCCTGGGGAACCGTTACAGTCTTAGAAGAAGGCCCTCGCTACCGCATTAATCGTATTTTGGTTAAACCTGGACATCATATTAGCTGCCAAATGCACTACCATCGCAGTGAACATTGGATTGTGGTATCTGGAACGGCCAGAGTCATTTGTGATGGAAAAGAGACGCTCCTAAAACAAAAAGAATCTACTTATGTTCCCATGAATACTCGTCACCGGGTAGAAAATCCGGGGGTAATTCCTTTAGTGATGATCGAAGTGCAAAATGGGGAATATTTAGGAGACGATGATATTATTCGTTTTCCGGAAGATAGCTAA
- a CDS encoding DUF3119 family protein: MTTVKPTPNLSQTVELAPNYKIPLFLIIAAIPLVGVQPTVSLVIALLGLFLLIQTVLIRLQFTETDLDVYRSGKLIRRFPYKDWTHWEIYWNRVPILFYFREVKSIHFLPIIFAPETLKTCLEQRCPKQTK, from the coding sequence ATGACTACTGTTAAGCCTACCCCAAATCTGTCTCAAACCGTTGAACTCGCCCCTAATTACAAAATTCCCCTATTCTTGATTATTGCCGCTATCCCATTGGTCGGTGTGCAACCAACGGTGAGCCTAGTGATAGCCCTATTGGGCCTATTCTTGCTTATTCAAACCGTCCTGATTCGGCTACAATTTACAGAAACCGACTTAGATGTCTATCGCTCAGGTAAACTGATCCGCCGCTTTCCCTACAAAGACTGGACACATTGGGAAATCTATTGGAATCGCGTCCCCATTCTGTTTTATTTTAGAGAAGTTAAAAGTATTCACTTTTTACCGATTATCTTTGCTCCAGAAACTTTAAAAACTTGTCTAGAACAACGTTGTCCTAAACAAACCAAGTAA
- a CDS encoding DUF3086 domain-containing protein, producing the protein MNSDETKGKPAQISQTNSDDSLKSSSEKYAIPDHWHAEEAAFTEPDSPPINLESPQDPFESVLDEDRPPVKLEPLPVLAEPLKVEETRVLSPLDPTPERPDEIEQTLEDIFSPSIYELESDQEAFQLNSEISQLQQQKQKLELEIKALQERKTQILQQQVAEIENTLGQMIKEGLKELEQRKNALEISVEQLERRRERIREEMRTTFAGVSQELAIRVQGFKEYLVGSLQDLAAAAEQLELPSYQNWEKPQPQRTPEPPLQKIEPPQPQYAPQGFQSQTRRIRELLDQYRTRPDYYGPPWQLRRTFEPIHAERVQNWFFSQGGRGTIRSMGSRLQNILVASAVASVLYSLYGDRARVLVLANSPERLGEWRRGLQDCLGISRSDFGPDRGVVLFESPEALIQKADRLVDDKQMPLVIMDETEDRINLSLLQFPLWLAFAPDPQQMSSYVY; encoded by the coding sequence ATGAATTCTGACGAAACGAAAGGAAAACCTGCACAGATTTCGCAAACAAACTCAGATGACTCCCTAAAATCCTCATCTGAAAAATATGCTATTCCCGATCACTGGCACGCAGAAGAAGCCGCCTTTACTGAACCCGATAGCCCACCGATTAATCTAGAAAGCCCTCAAGACCCATTTGAGTCAGTATTAGATGAAGATCGACCACCTGTTAAATTAGAACCTTTGCCGGTTCTAGCAGAGCCTTTAAAAGTGGAGGAAACTCGCGTTTTGTCTCCTTTAGACCCCACACCGGAACGCCCAGATGAGATAGAACAAACCCTAGAAGATATTTTTTCTCCTAGTATATATGAACTAGAAAGCGACCAAGAGGCTTTTCAACTGAATTCAGAAATTAGCCAACTGCAACAGCAAAAGCAAAAATTAGAGTTAGAAATCAAAGCATTACAAGAACGCAAAACACAAATTCTTCAGCAACAAGTGGCTGAAATTGAAAACACTTTAGGGCAAATGATCAAAGAAGGGTTAAAAGAACTCGAACAACGCAAAAATGCCCTAGAAATATCAGTAGAACAACTCGAACGCCGTCGGGAACGTATCCGAGAAGAAATGCGGACAACCTTTGCCGGCGTGTCTCAAGAATTAGCGATTCGAGTACAAGGATTTAAAGAATATTTAGTCGGCAGTCTACAAGATTTAGCCGCCGCGGCCGAACAATTAGAGTTGCCGAGCTATCAAAATTGGGAAAAACCACAACCTCAACGGACACCCGAACCCCCGCTTCAAAAAATCGAACCCCCTCAACCTCAATATGCTCCTCAAGGGTTTCAAAGCCAGACCCGCCGAATTCGCGAACTTTTAGACCAATACCGCACTCGCCCCGACTATTATGGGCCTCCCTGGCAACTTCGCCGCACTTTTGAACCGATCCATGCTGAACGTGTGCAAAATTGGTTCTTTTCCCAAGGAGGACGAGGCACCATTCGCAGTATGGGCAGTCGTTTACAAAATATTTTAGTGGCCTCAGCAGTGGCTTCAGTGTTGTATAGTCTTTATGGTGATCGCGCTCGGGTTCTGGTGCTTGCCAATAGCCCCGAACGTCTGGGAGAATGGCGACGGGGATTACAGGATTGTTTGGGGATTTCCCGCAGTGATTTTGGACCGGATCGCGGCGTGGTCTTGTTTGAATCTCCAGAAGCTTTAATTCAAAAGGCTGATCGACTGGTAGATGACAAACAAATGCCACTGGTGATCATGGATGAAACCGAAGACCGCATTAATTTATCCCTGTTACAATTTCCTTTGTGGTTAGCTTTTGCTCCTGATCCCCAACAAATGAGCAGTTATGTTTATTAA